In the genome of Corticium candelabrum chromosome 18, ooCorCand1.1, whole genome shotgun sequence, the window GAACGCGCGACTCTAGATTATAGTATTGTTCAGCaagaaacaaaacagataACTATAAATCCTTTATTCTTGATTTTCCTGTATTTAACAAGCTCAAAAACCTATTTCTATTAGTCACAGCACCAAGCTTGTACAACACAGTAAGACTTTGCCATGGACATTACACCTGTAATGACTTTGAATGACACTTTCAGACAAATAACTTCATACTGTCTACAAGGAGACTGtataatacatgtacattatGTATAGTATCAAGTTTGTCACTACAGTTTTTAGCTATACAGTCTGTGGCCTGACATCGCTGCTGTGCCGCCCTACTCccacaaaaataaaatatctATTGTCGATGGTTATAATCTAATAGCAAAACACACGCCAGTCCCTACACTGTCTGCCCTGTTGTGACTTCAGGAAGTGGACTGAGACGACTCTTTCCTTTGAAAGCTGCCGACATGACGGCCGATACAGCAAAAGCGGCTGATTCAGCGGATGGTGGAGGAGGAGATATGGGATTGGGTTGATTATGTTTTGGTAATAAGATGTCCTTTGTATCACCATTTATTGCCAATCCTGAGTCATTTTCATCACCTGCAGAAGCTTTGAGAGCTTCTGATTTAGGAATTGGTCGGATGGCTTGTGGAATGAGAGACAATTTCCCACCCTTTAGTAACCGATCAAAGAATAGAGCGATATGCTTCTCCAACCGTGTAGCGTCTCGGGGCATCTTTAGAGCTGCCGATGTAGCTACACAGAGACAATACAAAGaataaaacaaaacacatacacagacacagagaaagtgacaaacaaaccaacaaactaacaagcaCGCATACAAACACTTACAGAATGTAGGTAAAAGGCGAATAGATAATGACGACTAGATGGACACAAGCATAAAGAACGAAATGCCATAAAAATGTCCACAGACACATTATTGAACAAGTGCAGCATCATGCTCAATTAAACTGTGAGTTCcttcaaaaattcaaaaatgcaaacaaagtAGCCTGACCATGTGGCATAACACAGCAGCTACAGTGGCAATCCTAATAAACTATAAACACATGTCCCGCTGTActgcaataaaaataaatatgaTATAAAAATATTGATCACCTCCACTGACATCAACTTAAACTTTAAGAAATACGGCTACTTTTGTTTGCCCATGTACGCACATCGAATAGCTGCCAACTTCGACACACCAGGAGTCTGTATTGTATCCGTCAAATAAACGAATCGAATAATGCCTGAAGTGTACGTATACACAAAAATTTGTGACTTAACTATTTGCCCGGGTGAAGAACAGAGTAATCAGCTAGTAAACTACAAACACATCTCTCactataataaaaataaatatcaCATAAAAATATCGATCGTTTCACTGACATCATCTTATACTTATTAGACTCAACAACACTCATAATCAAAAAAATGTAACTCGAAATCCCGATAAACATCACACTATTTTTGAATATAAAAGATATCGAATGAACAAATTTTAATGCCACAGAAAGCCAAAAAACATAACGACTGCAAGAAACACAATCATACTTGATTGCTCCCGATCGTTTTTTGCCAAGCAAGATCTAAGTAAATGTTGAATAGATGCTAACGTAATTTCCTCCCAACCctacacaaaaaacaaaagtGAAATGCTGCTACAACTAGAAACAGATCCAAACTTTAACCAATTCTCCAGGAGGAGGCACCCTCGTAGACATGGCACTGGACAGAACACGAAATTCATCAGGTGACATTCGAGTTCGTAGCCTACATTTGAGACATCacataacaacaactacaataaATCCAAGAAGCATCATTTTACTGGAGAATGTACAGCATGAGGTTAGTGCCACATGCTAGTGAATTCGCTTTCTGGTGGATAGACACCGAATTGTCTTTATGCGCCTCACCAATAGCCATCAGCTAAAGAAAATGTAACATATGATTATGCAAGTAAGCTATCAGTTGCACAAAACAAAGCGGTAAgtgacgcacacacaccacacacacgcacgcacgcacgcacgcacgcacgcacgcacgcacgcacgcacgcacgcacgcacgcacgcacgcacgcacgcacgcacgcacgcacgcacgcacgcacgcacgcacgcacgcacgcacgcacgcacgcacgcacgcacgcacacacacacacacacacacacacacacacacacacacacacacacacacacacacacacacacacacacacacacacacacacacacacacacacacacacacacacacacacacacacacacacacacacacacacacacacacacacacacacacacacacacacacacacacacacacacacacacacacacacacacacacacacacacacacacacacacacacacacacacacacacacacacacacacacacacacacacacacacacacacacacacacacacacacacacacacacacacacacacacacacacacacacacacacacacacacacacacacacacagcgagcAAAACAGACCTacataaaccaacaaacatacaaacagatcaaacaagcaaagacGCAAAGATAAAAAATCAGAAATACTGTAGGTATCTACAGATGCACAACTGACTTGTCGATACGTGCCATCCAAAAGAGTATCCAGATTAGCCAACGGAGATGGCGTCTTGTCTTTGAAACGAGTCAACAAACGTTTTTGTATTGACCGGAACTGTTGAGCTCTTTCTGCTAGCAAATGCTGATAGGTCTCTTCCAACAAACGAGCCTAAACACAAGCAATACAGCACAAGAacaaaaaatgcaataaaacactgttgacaaacaaacttggTAAAATAATGAGAAACAATTAGATTCATTCAATCCTCTTCAAAATGAAACCAAGCATATgctaataaattttaattatatttcaAGTACACTCACATTCTCACTTATCATCTAATGTAAAGCTGTGTATCGTTAGTTGACTTACTTCAAGATGAGTCTCAATGAGTGTAAAGTACTCCAAAGTTGGCAGATTCCCAATAAATGAGATTTCAAAATCCTGAAATTCAATTCTGTGTCTGCGCCTCAATTCGATTCAAATGACTCTGTACGCTAACCTGCGAATCTCCAAAATGGTTTCGTATCCGTCTGTCAAACTCCACAACCACAGCACTGAGTG includes:
- the LOC134193937 gene encoding protein PTHB1-like gives rise to the protein MVATYTEQLLIYQDVRLAWAAQLPTLPVAVRVARFLELEGVIVTLDGQGRVNCCYLGTDPSFSVIPSVAAREFNYEEAQEEMKELNKIAREHSKSSSDALPGIEEELKLIPFVSPELDATPFRPDELMESEEDSRPSVTVKLRVNCQSHMSLLDVIITIHCEPPLSVDHSIAHLMQIGPPNPESELEFIFFTVGNFLPLDLSVTATASYANSTGAPRLVQCMFSLPLSLFCSACPPAKSAEHKITLETNRPTVPLPAIFPDFELPDLPQNVLAVQFHSEACVTILASKNSQRYRLQSDALEALSAVVVEFDRRIRNHFGDSQDFEISFIGNLPTLEYFTLIETHLEARLLEETYQHLLAERAQQFRSIQKRLLTRFKDKTPSPLANLDTLLDGTYRQLMAIGEAHKDNSVSIHQKANSLACGTNLMLYILQLRTRMSPDEFRVLSSAMSTRVPPPGELGWEEITLASIQHLLRSCLAKNDREQSTTSAALKMPRDATRLEKHIALFFDRLLKGGKLSLIPQAIRPIPKSEALKASAGDENDSGLAINGDTKDILLPKHNQPNPISPPPPSAESAAFAVSAVMSAAFKGKSRLSPLPEVTTGQTV